A stretch of the Pseudorasbora parva isolate DD20220531a chromosome 13, ASM2467924v1, whole genome shotgun sequence genome encodes the following:
- the abl2 gene encoding tyrosine-protein kinase ABL2 isoform X1 → MGQQVGRVGEGASAGIQTPPQGQQQQSRSNRASGSGRRPRDCGGNNITGTPPGRTAVAAANIMPDPGINVFTLHSEALHRPFGLDSTALTEAVRWSSKENLLGAAESDPNLFVALYDFVASGDNTLSITKGEKLRVLGYNQNGEWSEVRSKNGQGWVPSNYITPVNSLEKHSWYHGPVSRSAAEYLLSSLINGSFLVRESESSPGQLSISLRYEGRVYHYRINTASDGKVYVTAESRFSTLAELVHHHSTVADGLVTTLHYPAPKCNKPTVYGVSPIHDKWEMERTDITMKHKLGGGQYGEVYVGVWKKYNLTVAVKTLKEDTMEVEEFLKEAAVMKEVKHPNLVQLLGVCTLEPPFYIVTEYMPHGNLLDYLRECDREQVNAVVLLYMATQISSAMEYLEKKNFIHRDLAARNCLVGENHVVKVADFGLSRLMTGDTYTAHAGAKFPIKWTAPESLAYNTFSIKSDVWAFGVLLWEIATYGMSPYPGIDLSQVYDLLEKGYRMEQPEGCPPKVYELMRACWQWSPLDRPSFAEIHQAFETMFHDSSISEEVAEELCKTASGGHGGLAHTFGHDMPLLPSKSRGQKKHSENKENMEEAGPHGPAGLAASLFVGDGRSSSSPALPRKQRDKSPSSLLEDSQDTTFTRDRKAGFFSSFMKKKSMSSTSSSPQQQQNLPMPPKRSSSFREMETQPHKKYEPTAGFAGPPPPLPQTDGLSFSPSHGEGNHVQSRCCGATFGQKPSCSNSGATSSQVGGSSSWGSLAGFFTPRLIKKTLGLRTGKPSGIDEGSGTKPFPRSNSTSSMSAGLPDLERMALTLPRNRSKPPLERTASTTSQPENGAARPSDAILRKLDEGTAQIRDRPKAKLLPRGVAGGVRAPGVGGEADSDSNTRGKDGQDDRQGWSSPSKTSTLGSVNLHNHKVPVLISPTLKHSSADGLVGVDSQGNRFKLLSDSGDRDRPRLVKPKCAPPPPPMLRSLQHAYSADAADEVVSGNMEINGDGLKRSGREARGARPSIPPPQVPPAPIVPTSNTNTQTKMANGASSGGPGPTSAKPTLRRTRQQTERIPLEKISKEALLECAECLSSALLGNTELSSSSQVLDVGHQLLDYCSGYVDCIPQTRNKFAFREAVGKLELSLQELRASSAGGGAGLGASGTSPALDNLHTCIKEISDVVQR, encoded by the exons AGGCCCTGCACAGGCCGTTTGGACTGGACTCGACGGCGCTGACTGAAGCGGTGCGCTGGAGCTCGAAGGAGAATCTCTTGGGCGCGGCGGAGAGTGACCCGAACCTCTTCGTTGCGCTTTACGACTTTGTTGCCAGTGGTGACAACACGCTGAGCATCACGAAAG GAGAGAAGCTGCGAGTGTTGGGGTACAATCAGAATGGAGAGTGGAGTGAAGTCCGTTCGAAGAACGGCCAGGGTTGGGTACCCAGTAACTACATCACCCCCGTGAACAGTCTGGAGAAGCATAGCTGGTATCATGGACCCGTGTCCCGCAGCGCCGCGGAGTACCTGCTCAGCAGCCTGATCAACGGCAGCTTCCTGGTGAGGGAGAGCGAGAGCAGCCCTGGCCAGCTCTCCATCTCGCTTCGCTACGAGGGACGGGTCTATCACTACCGGATCAACACCGCCTCTGACGGAAAG GTCTATGTAACAGCTGAGAGTCGCTTTAGCACGTTAGCCGAGCTGGTTCATCATCATTCCACAGTGGCGGATGGTCTGGTAACCACACTTCACTATCCTGCTCCGAAATGCAACAAGCCAACCGTGTACGGCGTCTCTCCCATCCACGACAAGTGGGAGATGGAGCGCACAGACATCACCATGAAGCACAAACTGGGCGGAGGCCAGTACGGAGAGGTGTACGTCGGAGTTTGGAAAAAGTACAACCTCACTGTAGCTGTAAAAACACTAAAG GAGGACACCATGGAAGTTGAGGAGTTTCTGAAGGAGGCTGCAGTCATGAAGGAGGTGAAACATCCCAATCTAGTACAGTTACTGG GTGTGTGTACACTGGAGCCTCCATTCTACATAGTGACCGAGTATATGCCCCACGGGAACCTGCTGGACTACCTGCGTGAGTGTGACAGAGAGCAGGTGAACGCTGTGGTGCTGCTCTACATGGCCACTCAGATTTCCTCCGCCATGGAGTATCTGGAGAAGAAGAACTTTATCCACAG GGACTTGGCAGCTCGTAATTGTTTGGTTGGAGAGAATCATGTGGTCAAGGTGGCTGATTTCGGACTGAGCCGTCTGATGACAGGCGACACCTACACTGCTCATGCAGGTGCCAAATTCCCCATCAAATGGACAGCACCAGAGAGTCTGGCCTACAACACCTTCTCCATCAAATCAGATGTGTGGG CGTTTGGAGTTTTGCTTTGGGAGATTGCGACGTACGGCATGTCTCCATACCCGGGAATCGACCTCTCTCAGGTGTACGATCTGCTGGAGAAAGGCTACCGCATGGAGCAGCCCGAGGGGTGTCCGCCTAAAGTTTACGAGCTTATGAGAGCCT GTTGGCAGTGGAGTCCACTGGATAGACCCTCATTTGCGGAGATTCACCAGGCCTTTGAGACCATGTTCCATGACTCAAGTATCTCAGAAG AGGTAGCCGAAGAACTGTGTAAAACCGCATCTGGTGGGCATGGTGGGCTCGCACACACCTTCGGCCACGATATGCCACTCTTGCCCTCAAAGTCTCGTGGCCAGAAGAAACACTCTGAAAACAAAGAGAATATGGAGGAGGCAGGACCACATGGCCCTGCAG GTCTTGCAGCATCCCTTTTTGTTGGTGATGGACGCTCCAGCAGCTCTCCAGCCCTACCACGTAAACAGAGGGATAAATCTCCCTCGAGCCTGCTGGAGGACTCCCAGGACACCACCTTCACCCGTGACCGCAAAGCTGGCTTCTTCAGCTCTTTCATGAAGAAGAAGTCCATGTCTTCTACTTCGTCCTCACCTCAACAGCAGCAGAATCTCCCAATGCCACCCAAAAGGAGCAGCTCTTTCCGGGAAATGGAGACCCAGCCCCATAAAAAGTATGAGCCCACGGCTGGGTTTGCAGGCCCTCCTCCTCCTTTGCCCCAAACTGATGGGTTGAGTTTCTCTCCATCTCATGGAGAGGGGAACCATGTGCAGTCCCGCTGTTGTGGGGCCACGTTTGGGCAGAAGCCCTCATGTTCAAACTCTGGAGCAACCTCTAGTCAAGTTGGAGGCAGCAGTAGCTGGGGAAGCCTAGCAGGCTTCTTCACCCCTCGCCTTATCAAAAAGACCTTGGGATTGCGGACTGGTAAGCCTTCTGGGATAGACGAAGGGAGTGGAACCAAGCCGTTCCCTCGCTCCAATTCAACTTCCTCTATGTCTGCTGGATTGCCAGACTTAGAGCGCATGGCATTGACATTACCAAGAAACCGTAGCAAACCCCCACTAGAGCGCACAGCTTCCACCACCTCACAGCCAGAGAATGGGGCAGCACGACCTTCGGATGCAATCCTGAGGAAGCTTGATGAAGGTACAGCTCAAATACGGGATCGTCCCAAAGCCAAACTCTTGCCACGAGGGGTCGCAGGTGGAGTTAGGGCACCAGGTGTGGGGGGAGAGGCTGATTCAGACTCCAATACACGGGGTAAAGATGGGCAAGATGACAGGCAAGGCTGGTCGTCTCCATCGAAAACCTCCACACTTGGTTCAGTCAATCTGCACAACCACAAAGTTCCAGTTCTGATCTCGCCGACCCTAAAGCACAGCTCGGCCGACGGCCTAGTTGGCGTGGACTCTCAGGGCAACCGCTTCAAGCTGCTTTCTGACAGTGGGGATCGTGACCGACCACGACTGGTGAAGCCAAAATGTGCACCTCCTCCACCGCCGATGCTCCGCTCCCTCCAACACGCCTACAGTGCCGATGCAGCCGATGAAGTGGTCAGTGGGAATATGGAGATCAATGGAGATGGCCTCAAAAGGTCAGGGAGAGAAGCCAGAGGGGCGCGTCCTTCAATACCACCACCACAAGTGCCTCCAGCTCCCATAGTCCCTACTAGCAACACCAACACCCAGACTAAGATGGCCAATGGTGCTTCCAGTGGCGGACCTGGCCCTACTTCCGCTAAACCCACCCTTAGACGGACTCGACAGCAGACAGAACGGATCCCCCTGGAGAAGATCAGCAAGGAGGCTCTTTTAGAGTGTGCTGAATGCTTGAGTAGTGCTCTTCTAGGCAACACCGAGCTTTCTTCCAGCAGCCAGGTCCTGGATGTGGGACACCAACTTTTGGACTACTGCTCGGGGTATGTCGATTGCATCCCACAGACGCGTAATAAGTTTGCCTTTCGCGAGGCAGTGGGTAAACTGGAGTTGAGTCTACAGGAGCTGCGTGCTTCCTCTGCGGGTGGGGGAGCGGGATTAGGGGCATCTGGGACCAGCCCGGCTCTTGACAACTTGCACACGTGCATTAAAGAGATCAGTGATGTAGTGCAAAGGTAG
- the abl2 gene encoding tyrosine-protein kinase ABL2 isoform X2, with amino-acid sequence MSLRTLLSSSSFEEERARLTNLPSLQDVDQYCFPEALHRPFGLDSTALTEAVRWSSKENLLGAAESDPNLFVALYDFVASGDNTLSITKGEKLRVLGYNQNGEWSEVRSKNGQGWVPSNYITPVNSLEKHSWYHGPVSRSAAEYLLSSLINGSFLVRESESSPGQLSISLRYEGRVYHYRINTASDGKVYVTAESRFSTLAELVHHHSTVADGLVTTLHYPAPKCNKPTVYGVSPIHDKWEMERTDITMKHKLGGGQYGEVYVGVWKKYNLTVAVKTLKEDTMEVEEFLKEAAVMKEVKHPNLVQLLGVCTLEPPFYIVTEYMPHGNLLDYLRECDREQVNAVVLLYMATQISSAMEYLEKKNFIHRDLAARNCLVGENHVVKVADFGLSRLMTGDTYTAHAGAKFPIKWTAPESLAYNTFSIKSDVWAFGVLLWEIATYGMSPYPGIDLSQVYDLLEKGYRMEQPEGCPPKVYELMRACWQWSPLDRPSFAEIHQAFETMFHDSSISEEVAEELCKTASGGHGGLAHTFGHDMPLLPSKSRGQKKHSENKENMEEAGPHGPAGLAASLFVGDGRSSSSPALPRKQRDKSPSSLLEDSQDTTFTRDRKAGFFSSFMKKKSMSSTSSSPQQQQNLPMPPKRSSSFREMETQPHKKYEPTAGFAGPPPPLPQTDGLSFSPSHGEGNHVQSRCCGATFGQKPSCSNSGATSSQVGGSSSWGSLAGFFTPRLIKKTLGLRTGKPSGIDEGSGTKPFPRSNSTSSMSAGLPDLERMALTLPRNRSKPPLERTASTTSQPENGAARPSDAILRKLDEGTAQIRDRPKAKLLPRGVAGGVRAPGVGGEADSDSNTRGKDGQDDRQGWSSPSKTSTLGSVNLHNHKVPVLISPTLKHSSADGLVGVDSQGNRFKLLSDSGDRDRPRLVKPKCAPPPPPMLRSLQHAYSADAADEVVSGNMEINGDGLKRSGREARGARPSIPPPQVPPAPIVPTSNTNTQTKMANGASSGGPGPTSAKPTLRRTRQQTERIPLEKISKEALLECAECLSSALLGNTELSSSSQVLDVGHQLLDYCSGYVDCIPQTRNKFAFREAVGKLELSLQELRASSAGGGAGLGASGTSPALDNLHTCIKEISDVVQR; translated from the exons AGGCCCTGCACAGGCCGTTTGGACTGGACTCGACGGCGCTGACTGAAGCGGTGCGCTGGAGCTCGAAGGAGAATCTCTTGGGCGCGGCGGAGAGTGACCCGAACCTCTTCGTTGCGCTTTACGACTTTGTTGCCAGTGGTGACAACACGCTGAGCATCACGAAAG GAGAGAAGCTGCGAGTGTTGGGGTACAATCAGAATGGAGAGTGGAGTGAAGTCCGTTCGAAGAACGGCCAGGGTTGGGTACCCAGTAACTACATCACCCCCGTGAACAGTCTGGAGAAGCATAGCTGGTATCATGGACCCGTGTCCCGCAGCGCCGCGGAGTACCTGCTCAGCAGCCTGATCAACGGCAGCTTCCTGGTGAGGGAGAGCGAGAGCAGCCCTGGCCAGCTCTCCATCTCGCTTCGCTACGAGGGACGGGTCTATCACTACCGGATCAACACCGCCTCTGACGGAAAG GTCTATGTAACAGCTGAGAGTCGCTTTAGCACGTTAGCCGAGCTGGTTCATCATCATTCCACAGTGGCGGATGGTCTGGTAACCACACTTCACTATCCTGCTCCGAAATGCAACAAGCCAACCGTGTACGGCGTCTCTCCCATCCACGACAAGTGGGAGATGGAGCGCACAGACATCACCATGAAGCACAAACTGGGCGGAGGCCAGTACGGAGAGGTGTACGTCGGAGTTTGGAAAAAGTACAACCTCACTGTAGCTGTAAAAACACTAAAG GAGGACACCATGGAAGTTGAGGAGTTTCTGAAGGAGGCTGCAGTCATGAAGGAGGTGAAACATCCCAATCTAGTACAGTTACTGG GTGTGTGTACACTGGAGCCTCCATTCTACATAGTGACCGAGTATATGCCCCACGGGAACCTGCTGGACTACCTGCGTGAGTGTGACAGAGAGCAGGTGAACGCTGTGGTGCTGCTCTACATGGCCACTCAGATTTCCTCCGCCATGGAGTATCTGGAGAAGAAGAACTTTATCCACAG GGACTTGGCAGCTCGTAATTGTTTGGTTGGAGAGAATCATGTGGTCAAGGTGGCTGATTTCGGACTGAGCCGTCTGATGACAGGCGACACCTACACTGCTCATGCAGGTGCCAAATTCCCCATCAAATGGACAGCACCAGAGAGTCTGGCCTACAACACCTTCTCCATCAAATCAGATGTGTGGG CGTTTGGAGTTTTGCTTTGGGAGATTGCGACGTACGGCATGTCTCCATACCCGGGAATCGACCTCTCTCAGGTGTACGATCTGCTGGAGAAAGGCTACCGCATGGAGCAGCCCGAGGGGTGTCCGCCTAAAGTTTACGAGCTTATGAGAGCCT GTTGGCAGTGGAGTCCACTGGATAGACCCTCATTTGCGGAGATTCACCAGGCCTTTGAGACCATGTTCCATGACTCAAGTATCTCAGAAG AGGTAGCCGAAGAACTGTGTAAAACCGCATCTGGTGGGCATGGTGGGCTCGCACACACCTTCGGCCACGATATGCCACTCTTGCCCTCAAAGTCTCGTGGCCAGAAGAAACACTCTGAAAACAAAGAGAATATGGAGGAGGCAGGACCACATGGCCCTGCAG GTCTTGCAGCATCCCTTTTTGTTGGTGATGGACGCTCCAGCAGCTCTCCAGCCCTACCACGTAAACAGAGGGATAAATCTCCCTCGAGCCTGCTGGAGGACTCCCAGGACACCACCTTCACCCGTGACCGCAAAGCTGGCTTCTTCAGCTCTTTCATGAAGAAGAAGTCCATGTCTTCTACTTCGTCCTCACCTCAACAGCAGCAGAATCTCCCAATGCCACCCAAAAGGAGCAGCTCTTTCCGGGAAATGGAGACCCAGCCCCATAAAAAGTATGAGCCCACGGCTGGGTTTGCAGGCCCTCCTCCTCCTTTGCCCCAAACTGATGGGTTGAGTTTCTCTCCATCTCATGGAGAGGGGAACCATGTGCAGTCCCGCTGTTGTGGGGCCACGTTTGGGCAGAAGCCCTCATGTTCAAACTCTGGAGCAACCTCTAGTCAAGTTGGAGGCAGCAGTAGCTGGGGAAGCCTAGCAGGCTTCTTCACCCCTCGCCTTATCAAAAAGACCTTGGGATTGCGGACTGGTAAGCCTTCTGGGATAGACGAAGGGAGTGGAACCAAGCCGTTCCCTCGCTCCAATTCAACTTCCTCTATGTCTGCTGGATTGCCAGACTTAGAGCGCATGGCATTGACATTACCAAGAAACCGTAGCAAACCCCCACTAGAGCGCACAGCTTCCACCACCTCACAGCCAGAGAATGGGGCAGCACGACCTTCGGATGCAATCCTGAGGAAGCTTGATGAAGGTACAGCTCAAATACGGGATCGTCCCAAAGCCAAACTCTTGCCACGAGGGGTCGCAGGTGGAGTTAGGGCACCAGGTGTGGGGGGAGAGGCTGATTCAGACTCCAATACACGGGGTAAAGATGGGCAAGATGACAGGCAAGGCTGGTCGTCTCCATCGAAAACCTCCACACTTGGTTCAGTCAATCTGCACAACCACAAAGTTCCAGTTCTGATCTCGCCGACCCTAAAGCACAGCTCGGCCGACGGCCTAGTTGGCGTGGACTCTCAGGGCAACCGCTTCAAGCTGCTTTCTGACAGTGGGGATCGTGACCGACCACGACTGGTGAAGCCAAAATGTGCACCTCCTCCACCGCCGATGCTCCGCTCCCTCCAACACGCCTACAGTGCCGATGCAGCCGATGAAGTGGTCAGTGGGAATATGGAGATCAATGGAGATGGCCTCAAAAGGTCAGGGAGAGAAGCCAGAGGGGCGCGTCCTTCAATACCACCACCACAAGTGCCTCCAGCTCCCATAGTCCCTACTAGCAACACCAACACCCAGACTAAGATGGCCAATGGTGCTTCCAGTGGCGGACCTGGCCCTACTTCCGCTAAACCCACCCTTAGACGGACTCGACAGCAGACAGAACGGATCCCCCTGGAGAAGATCAGCAAGGAGGCTCTTTTAGAGTGTGCTGAATGCTTGAGTAGTGCTCTTCTAGGCAACACCGAGCTTTCTTCCAGCAGCCAGGTCCTGGATGTGGGACACCAACTTTTGGACTACTGCTCGGGGTATGTCGATTGCATCCCACAGACGCGTAATAAGTTTGCCTTTCGCGAGGCAGTGGGTAAACTGGAGTTGAGTCTACAGGAGCTGCGTGCTTCCTCTGCGGGTGGGGGAGCGGGATTAGGGGCATCTGGGACCAGCCCGGCTCTTGACAACTTGCACACGTGCATTAAAGAGATCAGTGATGTAGTGCAAAGGTAG